A stretch of the Asticcacaulis sp. ZE23SCel15 genome encodes the following:
- a CDS encoding polysaccharide biosynthesis tyrosine autokinase, with amino-acid sequence MKTRDNYGKSSSDDEAGLDLRGLIADFRRYSLLFGVVFCTAFVLILFPLLSQTPKYVASSAVMIDPRSVNITNASEQVLSDLPQDAATIDTEVSLIKSSSLAEMAIRELDLDKDPEFNPFLNPRKKYFGLVTEPQRPEAALTPLEKKARQQIITNIVLGGLTVRREGTTRVINISYSSTSPEKAMRIADEWANFYLAQQMEARFEATRSASGWLNSRLDELRGQVEFAERAVQQYKIANNLMSSTGSTLTEQEISSLNQQLAVVRVDEAESEARLATARRQLAAGSTGEDVGEALNSGVVANLRSQSAEVSRRVAELEARYGPLHPEIIKAKREKADIDQQIRNEIARIISNLEAQVQVQRQRTSSLAGSVGSARGVLAGNNRAQVRLNELERDAQAVRSLYKSYLERFKETSSQEGMAKSDARIVAKAKLPMGPSSPKVSLSVALALVGAFGAGAAAVLGRRAFDSVLTTSTDVERHLRQPYLAGLPDLASTVEKGHKRTDPVTYVTEKPLSVFAEGFRSLRASLLYTRDGEQARVIALTSCLPGEGKTTASMCLAQIVAMAGQTVVVVDCDLRRKSINAYVQDQPEAGILEVLDGSAKLDQALTDGPGGKVKILPVKPESYTTRDVFGDPSMDDLIAELKERFDVVIMDTAPVLPVVDTRILVRKVDAVVMLVHWRKTPRDAAQKALDLLISADAPMAGVALSQIDVNQQAKYAYGNSGFYYKAYKGYYTE; translated from the coding sequence ATGAAAACGCGTGATAATTATGGAAAAAGCAGTTCGGACGATGAAGCAGGTCTGGACCTTCGCGGGCTGATCGCTGACTTTCGGCGCTACTCGCTGCTATTTGGCGTCGTGTTCTGTACCGCCTTTGTCCTGATCCTGTTTCCGCTGTTGTCGCAGACGCCGAAATATGTAGCGTCATCTGCCGTGATGATCGATCCGCGCTCCGTCAATATCACCAATGCCAGTGAGCAGGTGCTGTCGGATTTGCCGCAGGATGCCGCCACTATCGATACCGAAGTCTCCCTGATCAAGTCATCATCGCTCGCGGAGATGGCCATCCGGGAACTGGATCTGGATAAGGACCCGGAGTTCAACCCGTTCCTTAACCCGCGCAAGAAATATTTCGGTCTGGTGACCGAGCCTCAGCGCCCCGAAGCGGCCCTGACGCCGCTGGAGAAAAAGGCCCGCCAGCAGATCATCACCAATATCGTGCTGGGCGGTCTGACTGTGCGCCGCGAAGGCACCACCCGCGTCATCAACATCAGCTATTCCAGCACTTCGCCAGAAAAGGCCATGCGCATCGCCGATGAGTGGGCCAACTTCTATCTGGCTCAGCAAATGGAAGCGCGCTTTGAAGCGACCCGCAGTGCCTCCGGCTGGCTCAACTCGCGCCTTGATGAGCTGCGCGGTCAGGTGGAATTTGCCGAGCGTGCGGTTCAGCAATATAAGATCGCCAATAACCTGATGAGCTCTACCGGCTCTACACTGACCGAGCAGGAAATCTCCAGCCTCAATCAGCAACTGGCTGTGGTGCGTGTTGACGAAGCCGAAAGCGAAGCCCGTCTGGCCACCGCCCGCCGTCAGCTTGCCGCCGGTTCGACCGGTGAAGATGTCGGTGAAGCCCTGAATTCCGGCGTGGTTGCCAATCTGCGCTCGCAAAGCGCCGAGGTTAGCCGCCGCGTGGCTGAACTGGAGGCCCGTTACGGCCCGCTGCACCCTGAAATCATCAAAGCCAAGCGTGAAAAGGCCGATATCGATCAGCAAATCCGCAACGAAATCGCCCGTATCATCTCTAACCTTGAGGCCCAGGTTCAGGTTCAGCGTCAACGCACGTCCTCATTGGCCGGCAGCGTAGGCTCTGCCCGCGGTGTGCTGGCGGGCAACAACCGCGCTCAGGTTCGCCTGAACGAGCTTGAGCGTGACGCGCAGGCCGTTCGCAGCCTGTACAAATCCTATCTGGAGCGTTTCAAGGAAACCTCGTCGCAGGAAGGCATGGCCAAGTCCGACGCCCGTATCGTGGCTAAGGCTAAGCTGCCTATGGGGCCATCGTCGCCCAAGGTCTCCTTAAGCGTCGCATTGGCGCTGGTCGGGGCCTTTGGGGCCGGTGCCGCCGCTGTACTGGGTCGTCGTGCCTTCGACAGCGTCCTGACCACCTCGACCGATGTTGAGCGTCATCTGCGCCAGCCTTATCTGGCCGGTCTGCCGGATCTGGCCTCGACGGTTGAAAAGGGTCATAAGCGCACCGATCCGGTCACCTATGTGACGGAAAAGCCGCTGTCGGTCTTTGCCGAAGGCTTCCGCAGCCTGAGAGCGTCCCTGCTCTATACCCGTGACGGCGAGCAGGCCCGTGTCATCGCCCTGACCTCCTGCCTGCCCGGCGAAGGTAAGACCACGGCGTCCATGTGTCTGGCTCAGATTGTCGCTATGGCGGGTCAGACGGTGGTTGTGGTTGATTGCGACCTGCGCCGTAAGTCGATCAACGCCTATGTTCAGGATCAGCCCGAAGCCGGTATTCTCGAAGTGCTGGACGGCTCGGCCAAGCTTGATCAGGCCCTGACCGATGGTCCCGGCGGCAAGGTCAAGATCCTGCCGGTCAAGCCGGAAAGCTACACCACCCGCGACGTATTTGGTGATCCGTCTATGGACGACCTGATCGCTGAGCTCAAAGAGCGTTTTGATGTGGTCATTATGGATACCGCGCCGGTGCTGCCGGTGGTTGATACCCGCATTCTGGTGCGTAAGGTCGATGCGGTGGTCATGCTTGTACACTGGCGTAAAACGCCGCGTGACGCCGCCCAGAAAGCCCTTGATCTGCTTATCAGTGCCGATGCGCCGATGGCCGGTGTGGCCCTGAGCCAGATCGACGTCAACCAGCAGGCCAAATACGCCTACGGCAACTCCGGCTTCTACTATAAGGCCTATAAGGGATATTACACCGAGTAG